In a genomic window of Anoxybacter fermentans:
- a CDS encoding glycoside hydrolase family 57 protein: MTQGYLNLVLHAHLPFVRHPNDSDPLEEDWFYEAITETYLPLLKMMEQLERENVPFPITIVLSPTLLNMLNDKLLKTRYLRRLERLIELAQKEVKRTQNEPEFNRVAQMYLDSFKKVYHLFCERYEKNIIQGFRYFQEIGQIEIITCAATHGYLPLMIYPESIRAQIRQGIRTYERFFGRKPRGIWLPECGYKPGFDQILADEGIEFFFVDTHCLLYATPRPKYGVNAPVYTPAGVAVFGRDVETSKQVWSAQEGYPGDFDYREFYRDIGYDLDYNYIRPYIHSSGIRKMTGIKYYRITGKTDYKKVYKPDWARKKASIHASNFIFNRQKQIEYLTTFMDKPPIINAPYDAELFGHWWYEGPQFLEFVIKKLYFDQNQVRLITPSRYLEKYPNHQIAQPSEGSWGHEGYHEVWLNGTNDWIYPYLHQASRQMIDLASEYKNPSLLELRALNQAARELLLAQSSDWAFIMKTGTMVDYAIRRIKTHLNQFNEIVKMIREKRIDEEKLSRFEAENNLFPELDYRIYQHI, encoded by the coding sequence TTGACTCAGGGTTATCTCAACCTAGTATTACATGCCCATTTACCTTTTGTACGCCATCCAAATGATTCTGATCCCTTAGAGGAAGATTGGTTTTATGAGGCAATTACCGAAACATATTTGCCGCTATTAAAAATGATGGAACAATTGGAAAGGGAAAATGTACCTTTTCCCATCACTATCGTTTTAAGCCCCACATTATTAAATATGCTAAATGATAAGCTTCTTAAGACCCGTTATCTACGACGCTTAGAGAGATTAATAGAATTGGCACAAAAAGAAGTCAAACGAACTCAAAATGAACCTGAATTTAATAGAGTAGCCCAAATGTATTTAGATTCATTTAAAAAAGTCTATCATTTATTCTGTGAAAGGTATGAAAAAAATATTATTCAAGGTTTTCGATATTTTCAAGAGATCGGGCAAATTGAAATTATCACCTGTGCTGCCACCCACGGATATCTACCATTAATGATTTATCCTGAATCAATTAGAGCCCAAATCCGTCAGGGAATAAGAACTTATGAACGGTTCTTTGGTCGTAAACCACGGGGAATATGGTTACCGGAGTGTGGTTATAAACCGGGTTTTGATCAAATTCTGGCTGATGAAGGAATTGAATTCTTTTTTGTAGATACCCATTGCCTCCTCTATGCCACACCCCGCCCTAAATATGGGGTCAACGCTCCAGTCTATACTCCAGCGGGTGTGGCAGTCTTCGGTCGGGATGTAGAGACCTCAAAACAGGTCTGGAGTGCTCAGGAAGGATATCCAGGAGATTTTGATTACCGTGAGTTTTACCGGGATATAGGATATGACCTGGATTATAACTATATCCGTCCATACATTCACTCCTCAGGGATTAGAAAAATGACAGGAATCAAATACTACCGGATTACCGGAAAAACCGATTATAAAAAGGTCTACAAACCGGATTGGGCTAGAAAAAAAGCATCTATCCATGCCAGCAACTTTATCTTCAACCGTCAAAAACAGATTGAGTATTTAACAACCTTTATGGATAAACCACCAATCATAAATGCACCCTATGATGCTGAACTATTTGGTCATTGGTGGTATGAAGGACCTCAATTTCTGGAGTTCGTTATCAAAAAACTTTATTTTGATCAAAACCAGGTCAGGTTGATTACGCCTTCCAGATATCTGGAAAAATATCCAAACCATCAAATTGCCCAACCCTCCGAGGGAAGCTGGGGTCATGAGGGATATCACGAAGTCTGGCTCAATGGAACCAATGACTGGATTTATCCTTATCTTCATCAAGCAAGCCGTCAGATGATCGATCTGGCTTCAGAGTATAAAAATCCTTCTTTACTGGAACTTAGGGCATTAAACCAGGCAGCACGTGAGTTACTGTTGGCCCAAAGTAGTGACTGGGCATTTATCATGAAAACAGGTACTATGGTTGACTATGCCATTCGCCGTATCAAAACCCATTTGAATCAATTTAATGAAATTGTGAAAATGATTAGAGAGAAAAGAATTGATGAAGAGAAACTGAGCAGGTTTGAAGCAGAAAATAACCTTTTTCCCGAATTGGACTATAGAATTTACCAGCATATATAA
- a CDS encoding sugar phosphate nucleotidyltransferase, whose protein sequence is MKAIIMAGGKGTRLRPLTCDLPKPLVPILNKPVMEYSIELLKEHRITEIGVTTCYLPEMIRDYFGDGSRWGVKLYYFQEEEPLGTAGSVHNASDFLDETFVVISGDALTDIDLSQAIRYHQEKKSIATLVLSRQEIPLEYGVVITDENGRIMRFLEKPSWGEVFSDLVNTGIYILEPKIFEYYDHGVKFDFSKDLFPLLMQDGQTLYGFPADGYWSDIGDLEQYMQTQFDILTKKADVYIRGRQIEEGIWIGEGTDIPGNVHLTAPVFIGEDVVIKPGTHLEAVVIGDYTIIESGSSLKRSILWSGVYLGRNTEIRAGFLCDGVKVKDNVRIFEGAALGTDCTIGRNVTIQPGVKIWPMKVVEDYTNLNKSLVWAPKWRKRLFNTYGVHGLANIEITPEFAAKLACAYGSTFENGAEIAVSSDNFAVSKMLQKSVVAGLLSSGIRVVDLGEIPSPVARYSIASLEASGGMHIRCCYDNPEEIIFEFMDENGININRSMEREIEKKFFGEDFKRADQEHVGEYYYAPQMIDSYLHGLESLINRDQIRRRRYRLVIDYEYDSLSQLLLNMLDRLGCEAEFTYNYGRGMRPLSFAERLSTSNRIGQMVFDLEADMGIILDHNGENLTLITESGRVVTEEEFQILMAMVLLHQGVRRLVVPISAPAYIDELVEEYGGEIIRTRSDRPTIMRTFFDVAVENGQPFIFPYSDGLAALTLILDFLADQEITPDELIESIPAFYTSLEDVDCPWEEKGKVMRKLIETTRNDKVELVDGVRIQHDHGWTWIYPDNDEPVFHVYTEADNPELASQISQEYAAMIEDFKTS, encoded by the coding sequence ATGAAAGCAATTATTATGGCTGGAGGTAAGGGAACAAGATTACGTCCATTAACCTGTGACCTTCCAAAACCGCTGGTACCGATTTTAAACAAACCTGTAATGGAATATAGCATTGAGCTGTTAAAGGAACACAGAATCACTGAGATTGGGGTTACTACATGTTATCTTCCCGAGATGATTAGAGATTATTTTGGTGACGGTAGCCGTTGGGGAGTTAAGTTATACTATTTTCAGGAAGAAGAACCATTGGGAACAGCGGGAAGTGTACACAATGCTTCAGATTTTCTGGATGAGACATTTGTTGTGATTAGTGGAGATGCTTTGACAGATATTGATCTCAGTCAAGCTATTAGATATCATCAGGAGAAAAAGAGTATAGCTACTCTGGTTTTAAGCCGCCAGGAAATACCTTTAGAGTATGGCGTGGTGATTACTGATGAGAATGGTAGAATTATGCGTTTTTTAGAAAAACCATCCTGGGGAGAAGTTTTTAGTGATCTGGTCAATACAGGAATTTATATCCTGGAACCAAAGATTTTTGAATATTATGATCATGGAGTTAAGTTTGATTTTAGTAAAGATCTCTTTCCTTTGCTAATGCAGGATGGCCAGACTTTGTACGGTTTTCCTGCAGATGGTTATTGGTCCGATATTGGTGATCTGGAACAGTATATGCAAACTCAATTTGATATTTTGACTAAAAAAGCTGATGTATATATTCGAGGTAGACAGATTGAAGAAGGGATCTGGATTGGTGAAGGAACAGATATTCCTGGAAATGTACATTTAACTGCACCGGTCTTCATTGGAGAAGATGTAGTAATTAAGCCTGGAACACATTTAGAAGCAGTTGTGATAGGAGATTATACCATCATTGAATCCGGTAGTTCACTTAAGAGAAGCATTCTCTGGTCTGGGGTATATCTGGGCAGGAATACAGAAATCAGAGCTGGTTTTCTCTGTGATGGAGTAAAGGTTAAAGATAATGTTCGAATTTTTGAAGGAGCGGCTCTGGGTACAGATTGTACAATTGGAAGGAATGTAACTATCCAACCGGGTGTAAAGATCTGGCCAATGAAGGTTGTGGAAGATTATACCAACCTTAATAAAAGTCTTGTCTGGGCACCTAAATGGCGGAAGCGGCTCTTTAATACTTACGGAGTACATGGTCTGGCAAATATTGAGATAACTCCAGAGTTTGCAGCTAAATTGGCATGTGCCTATGGGTCAACTTTTGAGAATGGTGCAGAAATTGCTGTAAGCTCCGATAATTTTGCAGTCTCTAAAATGCTGCAAAAATCTGTAGTAGCAGGGCTTCTCTCCAGCGGAATAAGGGTCGTTGATCTGGGTGAGATACCATCTCCTGTTGCCAGATACAGTATTGCTTCTTTAGAAGCTAGTGGTGGAATGCATATTCGCTGTTGTTATGATAACCCTGAAGAAATAATTTTTGAGTTTATGGATGAAAATGGAATTAATATTAATCGAAGTATGGAAAGGGAGATTGAAAAGAAATTTTTCGGTGAAGATTTTAAACGGGCAGACCAGGAGCATGTTGGAGAATATTACTATGCACCTCAGATGATTGATAGCTATTTACATGGGCTTGAATCACTGATCAATCGTGATCAGATTCGCCGCAGACGGTATCGATTGGTGATTGATTATGAATATGATAGTCTTTCTCAGCTTTTACTTAATATGCTTGACCGTCTTGGTTGTGAAGCAGAATTTACTTATAACTATGGACGCGGGATGCGGCCTTTAAGTTTTGCTGAAAGGCTTTCTACCAGTAATCGGATTGGACAGATGGTTTTTGATTTAGAAGCTGATATGGGGATTATTCTGGATCATAATGGAGAGAATCTGACTCTGATCACTGAATCAGGCAGAGTGGTGACTGAAGAGGAATTTCAGATTTTAATGGCCATGGTTCTTCTTCATCAGGGAGTAAGGAGATTGGTTGTACCAATAAGTGCCCCTGCTTATATTGATGAATTGGTTGAGGAATACGGAGGAGAGATTATCCGTACCCGGAGTGATAGGCCAACGATAATGCGTACGTTTTTTGATGTGGCAGTAGAAAATGGACAACCTTTTATCTTCCCCTATAGTGATGGATTGGCAGCACTGACACTGATTCTGGACTTTTTAGCAGATCAGGAGATAACTCCAGATGAGTTAATTGAATCTATTCCAGCATTCTATACAAGTCTAGAAGATGTGGACTGTCCGTGGGAAGAGAAGGGTAAAGTAATGCGTAAGTTGATTGAAACTACCAGGAATGACAAGGTGGAGCTGGTGGATGGTGTAAGAATACAGCATGACCATGGTTGGACATGGATTTATCCTGATAATGATGAACCGGTCTTCCATGTTTACACTGAAGCAGATAATCCAGAACTGGCATCTCAAATCTCTCAGGAATATGCTGCCATGATAGAAGATTTTAAAACGAGTTAG
- a CDS encoding HPr family phosphocarrier protein yields MVERKFVFKGEKGLNAEMATQFVQIASKYTSRIMIIYEDKEVNAKSIMSLLALAIAPGDEFIIRARGEDEECALKDLARFIENSG; encoded by the coding sequence GTGGTAGAAAGAAAATTTGTTTTCAAAGGAGAAAAAGGACTGAATGCAGAGATGGCGACGCAATTTGTCCAGATTGCAAGTAAATATACTTCCAGAATTATGATCATATACGAAGATAAAGAGGTCAATGCCAAAAGTATAATGAGTCTTCTGGCACTGGCTATCGCTCCCGGTGATGAGTTTATCATTCGGGCCCGGGGTGAAGATGAAGAGTGTGCTCTTAAGGATTTAGCCAGATTTATAGAAAATAGCGGGTAA
- a CDS encoding phosphatase, giving the protein MRVIADLHTHTLKCGHAYSTLREMAEGARLNGIKIMATTDHGPNMPGAANLDYFRHLIRLPEEIEGVRILKGVEANIVGLDGSLDVPDEILAQLDIVLVGFHPLCGYEGESVEDHTRAMIGAIKNPLVDLVVHPGNPMFPIDVKQVVAAAMENDVILEINNSSFRGSRKGSQENCYAIAKHCLKEGITVSVDSDAHISFDVGRLDYAIRLVKQVGMKPEQVLNTSVERVMEFVNRKRQVKKGFFNNK; this is encoded by the coding sequence ATGAGAGTAATAGCAGATTTACATACTCATACTTTAAAATGTGGACATGCATACAGTACGTTGAGAGAAATGGCTGAAGGTGCCAGATTGAATGGTATTAAGATTATGGCAACTACAGATCATGGGCCAAATATGCCCGGGGCAGCAAATCTGGATTATTTTCGTCATCTGATCCGATTGCCCGAAGAAATCGAAGGAGTTCGGATTTTAAAAGGAGTAGAGGCCAATATAGTTGGATTGGATGGTAGTCTGGATGTACCTGATGAGATCCTTGCACAATTAGATATAGTTCTGGTAGGGTTTCATCCATTATGCGGGTATGAGGGTGAAAGTGTAGAGGATCATACCAGAGCTATGATTGGAGCGATTAAAAATCCTTTAGTCGATCTGGTTGTACATCCTGGAAATCCTATGTTTCCCATTGATGTAAAACAGGTGGTAGCAGCAGCAATGGAAAATGATGTGATACTGGAGATTAATAATAGTAGTTTTCGCGGTAGTCGGAAAGGAAGTCAAGAGAACTGTTATGCTATAGCTAAACACTGTTTGAAGGAGGGTATCACTGTTTCGGTAGATAGTGATGCCCATATTTCCTTTGATGTTGGGAGATTAGATTATGCCATTAGGTTGGTTAAACAGGTGGGAATGAAACCCGAACAGGTGCTAAATACTTCTGTGGAACGGGTTATGGAATTTGTAAATCGAAAAAGACAGGTTAAGAAAGGATTTTTTAACAATAAATAG
- the nagA gene encoding N-acetylglucosamine-6-phosphate deacetylase gives MTIYLINGKIVLRQGILADHVLVIRDGKIAEMLLTDEVNDLILKDHQVIDLKGGYICPGWIDIHCHGAVGVDVMDGDIKGLMKIARFKASQGVTGFVPTGITASFDQIERAVEVVAKATEINEDGAKILGFHMEGPFINPAKKGAHQEELIVPCDTAWTRKLKVNVPGRFIVTVAPETEGALDYIREMRKEGVLIAVGHTDGTYDDIRAAYEAGATHGVHTFNGMRGLHHREPGVVGAIMDLPLIAEVIVDGVHLHPAIVRILSKLKLPDKMVLITDAMRAAGLEDGEYELGGLKVWKKGKEARLADGTLAGSTLTMQEAVQNAVRMVGLSIVDVMQMAATNPARLLGLEDRKGSIEIGKNADLTLLTPDLEVRETIIEGRVVYQKFN, from the coding sequence ATGACCATATATTTAATTAATGGTAAGATAGTATTGAGGCAGGGGATTCTGGCTGATCATGTACTGGTAATACGGGATGGAAAAATTGCTGAGATGCTACTTACTGATGAGGTCAATGACTTGATTTTAAAGGATCATCAGGTTATTGATCTTAAAGGAGGATATATTTGCCCTGGCTGGATAGACATTCACTGCCACGGAGCAGTTGGCGTTGATGTGATGGATGGAGATATAAAAGGGCTTATGAAGATTGCTCGATTTAAAGCATCTCAGGGTGTTACTGGATTTGTTCCAACGGGAATAACGGCTTCTTTTGATCAGATTGAGAGGGCAGTAGAAGTGGTAGCGAAAGCTACAGAAATAAATGAGGATGGAGCTAAGATTCTCGGTTTTCATATGGAAGGACCATTTATCAATCCGGCTAAAAAGGGAGCACATCAGGAAGAGCTGATTGTACCCTGTGATACAGCCTGGACCAGAAAATTAAAAGTGAATGTACCGGGAAGATTTATAGTAACTGTCGCTCCTGAAACGGAAGGAGCTCTGGATTATATTCGGGAGATGAGGAAAGAAGGAGTGTTGATTGCTGTAGGTCATACTGATGGCACATATGATGATATAAGAGCAGCCTATGAGGCTGGCGCTACTCATGGTGTTCATACTTTTAATGGAATGCGGGGACTTCATCATCGTGAGCCGGGTGTAGTTGGAGCAATTATGGACTTACCTCTTATAGCAGAGGTGATTGTAGATGGTGTTCACTTACATCCGGCAATTGTACGTATTTTAAGTAAGTTAAAGTTGCCTGATAAGATGGTTCTGATTACTGATGCCATGCGGGCAGCTGGGCTTGAAGATGGTGAGTATGAGCTAGGAGGCTTAAAAGTATGGAAAAAAGGAAAAGAGGCCAGGCTAGCAGATGGTACTCTGGCTGGTAGTACCCTGACCATGCAAGAAGCTGTACAAAATGCAGTTCGGATGGTAGGGCTCTCCATTGTTGATGTTATGCAGATGGCAGCTACCAATCCGGCCCGACTTTTGGGGCTTGAAGACCGGAAGGGGAGTATTGAAATCGGTAAAAATGCAGATCTTACTTTACTTACACCTGATCTTGAGGTTAGGGAGACAATAATTGAAGGTCGGGTAGTTTATCAGAAATTTAATTAA
- a CDS encoding glycoside hydrolase family 15 protein: MPRALTIGNGNLLINFDKDLNMRDLYFPHVGELNHIGGHKNSLGVWVDGQFSWTDEYGWQNKVGYLKESLVTKANARHDGLGVELEINDLVHFRENIYLKKIKVKNLFDWEREIRIFLTHDFSINETNIGDTVFYDPSLDVIIQYKRDICFLINGFTETGDGFFQYACGIKRFGGAEGTWRDAEDGWLEGNTIAQGSVDSTISFRVNVPGKDEEVIYYWIVVDRGFEEVREMNSYVLSRGPANLLQKTEAYWRAWVNKTKKGFHNLSSEIVDLYKLSLLIVRTQIDNNGAIIAANDSDILQYNRDHYSYMWPRDGALVAYALDMAGYPEITSRFFRFCEKVLAEGGYVWHKYNPDGSVGSSWHPWFYNGEIQLPIQEDETALILFALWHFYEWFHDLEFVESLYQPLIKKAADFMVDYRHPGLKLPLMSYDLWEERRGIFTFTAASVYGGLIAAANFAKLLGDLKRYNRYAQAASEVKEAILTHLYDQKLGRFIRGIYLEGDNIRRDLTLESSLYGVFKFGVLPAKDPKMVQTMQAIENGLWCKTEVGGIARYTNDYYFKKSEDIANVPGNPWFICTMWLADWYIEIAETYEDLEKPLKILYWVVDHQCESGVLSEQIHPYTGEPLSVAPLTWSHATLIMVVNNYLKKYAEINQKCFMKV, encoded by the coding sequence ATGCCGAGGGCATTAACTATAGGAAATGGGAATCTTTTAATTAATTTTGATAAAGACTTAAATATGCGAGATCTATACTTTCCCCATGTTGGGGAGTTAAACCATATTGGCGGTCATAAAAATAGCCTGGGAGTCTGGGTTGATGGTCAGTTTAGCTGGACCGATGAATATGGTTGGCAAAATAAGGTTGGGTATCTTAAAGAGAGTCTTGTAACCAAAGCCAATGCCCGTCATGATGGTTTAGGAGTGGAACTTGAGATAAATGACCTGGTTCATTTCCGGGAAAATATATATTTGAAGAAAATTAAAGTAAAAAATCTTTTTGATTGGGAACGGGAGATCAGGATTTTCTTAACCCATGATTTTAGTATTAATGAAACCAATATTGGAGATACAGTTTTTTATGACCCCAGTCTGGATGTAATAATTCAATATAAACGCGATATTTGTTTTTTGATTAACGGGTTTACTGAGACTGGTGATGGGTTTTTTCAATATGCCTGTGGTATAAAACGGTTTGGGGGAGCAGAAGGAACCTGGCGGGATGCAGAAGATGGCTGGTTGGAAGGTAACACCATTGCTCAGGGTTCGGTAGATAGTACTATTAGTTTTAGAGTCAATGTTCCGGGAAAGGATGAAGAGGTGATCTATTACTGGATAGTAGTTGATCGTGGTTTTGAGGAAGTACGGGAAATGAACTCTTATGTCTTAAGCCGCGGGCCAGCTAATCTTTTACAAAAGACAGAGGCTTACTGGAGGGCCTGGGTGAACAAGACAAAAAAAGGGTTTCATAACCTGTCTTCGGAGATTGTTGATCTCTATAAATTAAGTCTTTTAATTGTCAGAACCCAGATTGATAATAATGGTGCTATTATCGCTGCCAATGACTCTGATATTCTTCAATATAACCGGGACCATTACAGTTATATGTGGCCTAGAGACGGGGCACTGGTAGCCTATGCTCTGGATATGGCAGGTTATCCTGAGATTACATCACGGTTTTTTAGGTTTTGTGAGAAGGTTCTGGCTGAGGGAGGATATGTATGGCATAAATATAATCCCGATGGTTCAGTAGGTTCTAGCTGGCATCCCTGGTTTTATAATGGGGAGATTCAATTACCCATTCAAGAGGATGAGACCGCATTGATCCTCTTTGCTTTGTGGCATTTTTATGAATGGTTTCATGATCTGGAGTTTGTAGAATCTCTCTATCAGCCATTGATTAAAAAAGCTGCTGATTTTATGGTGGACTACCGCCATCCCGGATTGAAACTTCCTTTGATGAGTTATGATCTATGGGAGGAACGGCGAGGAATTTTTACCTTTACAGCAGCATCAGTTTATGGTGGATTGATTGCTGCTGCTAATTTTGCTAAACTATTGGGAGATTTAAAAAGATATAACCGATATGCCCAAGCTGCTTCTGAGGTCAAAGAGGCAATATTGACTCATTTATATGACCAAAAGTTAGGACGTTTTATCCGCGGGATTTATCTGGAGGGGGATAATATTCGACGTGATCTAACCTTAGAAAGTAGTTTATATGGGGTTTTTAAATTTGGTGTTTTGCCAGCTAAAGATCCAAAGATGGTGCAGACGATGCAAGCCATCGAGAATGGTCTTTGGTGTAAAACTGAGGTGGGTGGAATTGCTCGCTACACAAATGATTATTATTTCAAAAAAAGTGAGGATATTGCCAATGTTCCCGGGAACCCCTGGTTTATCTGTACAATGTGGCTGGCAGATTGGTATATCGAAATTGCTGAAACTTATGAAGATTTAGAAAAACCACTAAAAATTTTGTATTGGGTAGTTGATCATCAGTGTGAAAGTGGAGTTTTATCAGAACAGATTCACCCATATACAGGAGAACCACTTTCAGTGGCACCTTTGACCTGGTCCCATGCTACACTGATAATGGTGGTAAATAATTATTTGAAGAAATATGCTGAGATTAATCAAAAGTGTTTTATGAAAGTGTAG
- a CDS encoding DUF4912 domain-containing protein — MIKWIILLIPVLIAIFYFISKREKGDKEVVLPPRKNEDMEIAEEPNISHKPEWENKLDLEVEREKMKRKSRIELLKDEEKTKTPEKFRPVQVLELDYNAPADHVIQIGVQPEPISGYEMAIDMELNPTLIALAKDPYWVFVYWVLPPDAPSGKWELKVRNFSQQIDFFQAVDPKAGNWYLYLNQPDQKFIFELGVRDEAGHFHPILCSNEVQTPPDRPSNIVDTKWMTIDEFYQKKIVISPEGSPEFIIQVGGKIGASEQMIQ; from the coding sequence TTGATTAAATGGATTATTTTATTGATCCCTGTATTAATAGCCATATTCTATTTTATAAGCAAACGGGAAAAAGGTGATAAGGAAGTGGTTCTTCCTCCTCGAAAAAATGAGGATATGGAAATAGCAGAAGAACCAAACATAAGTCACAAACCTGAATGGGAAAATAAGTTGGATTTAGAAGTGGAAAGAGAAAAAATGAAAAGAAAAAGCAGGATTGAGTTATTAAAGGATGAAGAAAAAACAAAGACACCTGAAAAATTCAGACCTGTTCAGGTATTGGAGTTGGATTATAATGCTCCGGCTGATCACGTAATTCAAATAGGCGTTCAACCCGAGCCAATTTCCGGATATGAGATGGCCATTGACATGGAGTTAAATCCCACATTAATAGCACTTGCCAAAGACCCTTATTGGGTATTCGTTTATTGGGTATTACCTCCTGATGCACCCTCTGGAAAATGGGAACTCAAAGTTCGAAATTTTTCACAGCAGATTGATTTCTTTCAAGCTGTTGACCCAAAGGCAGGAAACTGGTATCTATATTTAAATCAACCTGATCAAAAATTTATCTTTGAATTAGGTGTAAGGGATGAAGCCGGACATTTTCACCCTATCCTCTGTTCAAATGAGGTTCAAACTCCACCAGACAGACCATCTAATATAGTTGATACTAAGTGGATGACCATTGACGAGTTTTATCAGAAAAAGATAGTCATAAGTCCAGAAGGTTCACCAGAGTTTATTATTCAGGTTGGCGGCAAAATTGGAGCATCTGAACAAATGATACAATAG
- a CDS encoding glycosyltransferase family 4 protein, which produces MHILTFSPEYPPLQVGGLARHVKPLSEALVKEGHKVTVITQMATGALKEEMKNGIEIIRVKHPLVNAPDFASSILQINFEMVQAAGSLILKGRHFDLIHGHDWLVIMAARTLKHQLKVPLIMTIHATEHGRNHGIYNDLQRYINDLEWLSCYEAWRVIVCSNYMKREIQYLFQVPEDKIDIIENGVEPEDFSGDVLEGFRENYAHPDEKMVFFVGRLVQEKGVQVLIESIPEILFHNPQTKFVIAGKGPKMDELKDQATRLGVYDRCYFTGFIDDKTRNNLYRVCDLAVFPSLYEPFGIVALEAMAAKVPVLVTNVGGMAEIVEDGVDGIKVHPGSPHELAQGILRVLKNPELGKKIQENGFKKVKEKYNWPGIAKKTNKVYQRVYDEYLESDWGEEITGINMVNEKVEYRYQTTGK; this is translated from the coding sequence TTGCATATTTTAACTTTTTCCCCTGAATATCCGCCACTACAGGTCGGGGGATTGGCCAGGCATGTTAAGCCACTGAGTGAAGCACTGGTTAAAGAAGGACATAAGGTTACAGTAATTACTCAGATGGCTACAGGTGCACTTAAAGAAGAGATGAAAAATGGGATTGAGATTATCCGGGTTAAGCACCCTCTCGTTAATGCTCCAGATTTTGCGTCTTCTATTCTTCAGATTAATTTTGAAATGGTACAGGCAGCAGGTAGCCTGATTTTAAAAGGGCGTCATTTTGATTTGATTCACGGTCATGATTGGTTGGTAATAATGGCTGCCCGAACTTTGAAACACCAACTAAAAGTTCCTTTGATTATGACCATCCATGCCACAGAACACGGTAGAAATCACGGTATTTATAATGACTTGCAACGTTATATTAATGATTTGGAATGGCTTTCTTGTTATGAAGCCTGGCGGGTTATAGTCTGTAGTAATTACATGAAACGCGAAATTCAATATCTTTTTCAGGTTCCTGAAGATAAGATTGATATTATTGAAAATGGCGTGGAACCTGAGGATTTTTCAGGTGATGTTTTAGAAGGATTTCGAGAGAATTATGCCCATCCCGATGAAAAAATGGTCTTTTTTGTAGGCAGATTGGTGCAGGAGAAAGGTGTACAGGTTTTGATTGAGTCAATACCTGAAATTTTATTCCATAATCCTCAGACCAAATTTGTTATTGCCGGAAAAGGACCCAAAATGGATGAACTAAAAGACCAGGCAACACGGCTTGGTGTTTATGATAGGTGCTATTTCACCGGTTTTATTGATGATAAGACGAGAAATAATCTCTACCGTGTCTGTGATCTGGCTGTTTTTCCAAGTCTGTATGAACCTTTCGGAATTGTAGCACTGGAAGCTATGGCTGCTAAAGTTCCAGTTCTTGTCACTAATGTAGGTGGCATGGCAGAGATTGTAGAGGATGGGGTAGATGGGATTAAGGTTCATCCTGGATCTCCACATGAGCTGGCCCAGGGGATTTTACGGGTTTTAAAAAACCCTGAGTTGGGTAAAAAGATTCAGGAAAATGGTTTTAAAAAGGTAAAAGAGAAGTATAACTGGCCCGGGATTGCTAAAAAGACCAATAAAGTTTATCAACGGGTATATGATGAGTATCTGGAAAGTGATTGGGGTGAAGAGATTACTGGTATTAATATGGTTAATGAAAAAGTAGAATACCGGTATCAAACTACAGGAAAGTAA